The following proteins come from a genomic window of Paenibacillus sp. CAA11:
- a CDS encoding J domain-containing protein — MINWSLLGIDPTHDKSRIKRAYADRLKIVHPEENPSGYQALREAYDAALEQARKFETDREEHTVQSCSNFQQTESDLPPSPSLSQDFWQKLMELYEDFDRRVDPMAWSAMAEHDYLWDINAQEQRFSKLMLFLQDHRYMPVEVWRVLDEMFLIRENFEQGHGHDDEWIEFVKAQIDGSLELGYDCFAAWPQHLDIEAYLELRQTGQRYLLQGWWSEAMDCLEQAHTLFSEDPDLELMRAKGFVMLGAADAALDTLNEVIVLNPNMREAYLMRGRLLFDQGQYIEALGDAEFLLEHHPKMRDALSLSLESRVALGQTSEAWKESSEYSELSASLFHFRYYAVMARLRNRHLFSQKENPRTPKERRKILRYKLLEALFLFLRLNWLYIFLYLILELTFDLHPSFGLVFLVVVLWNTWKTAKTTWRIFS, encoded by the coding sequence ATGATTAATTGGAGTCTATTAGGCATTGATCCAACCCATGACAAATCACGAATTAAGAGAGCTTATGCTGATAGGCTAAAGATCGTGCACCCCGAAGAGAATCCAAGCGGGTATCAAGCGCTTAGAGAGGCGTATGATGCAGCGCTGGAGCAAGCACGGAAGTTCGAAACAGATCGAGAAGAGCATACAGTACAGAGTTGTTCTAACTTTCAGCAAACTGAGAGCGATCTTCCGCCTTCTCCAAGTCTGTCCCAGGATTTTTGGCAGAAGCTAATGGAATTATACGAGGATTTTGATCGGCGTGTCGACCCTATGGCTTGGAGCGCGATGGCAGAGCATGATTATTTATGGGATATTAATGCTCAAGAGCAGCGCTTTAGCAAGCTTATGCTTTTCCTGCAGGATCATCGTTATATGCCGGTTGAGGTATGGAGGGTGCTGGATGAGATGTTCCTGATCCGTGAAAATTTCGAACAGGGACATGGCCATGATGATGAATGGATCGAATTCGTTAAGGCGCAAATTGATGGTTCATTGGAATTAGGGTATGACTGCTTTGCAGCTTGGCCGCAGCATTTGGATATTGAGGCTTATCTTGAGCTTCGCCAGACCGGACAGCGGTATTTGCTGCAAGGATGGTGGTCTGAGGCTATGGATTGTCTGGAACAGGCTCACACGCTGTTCTCGGAAGATCCTGATCTTGAACTAATGCGTGCGAAGGGCTTCGTTATGCTGGGTGCTGCTGACGCTGCGCTGGATACGCTGAATGAGGTAATTGTGCTCAATCCGAATATGCGTGAAGCCTATCTTATGCGAGGCCGTTTATTATTTGACCAGGGGCAGTACATAGAGGCTTTAGGAGATGCGGAGTTCTTGCTTGAGCATCATCCTAAGATGAGGGATGCGCTGAGTCTATCCTTAGAAAGCCGCGTAGCCCTAGGGCAAACCAGTGAAGCTTGGAAGGAATCCAGTGAATATAGTGAGCTGTCGGCGAGCTTGTTCCATTTCCGGTATTATGCCGTTATGGCACGTCTGCGTAATCGGCACTTGTTCTCCCAGAAGGAGAATCCTCGAACGCCAAAAGAAAGACGGAAGATCCTGAGATATAAGCTGCTGGAAGCTTTGTTTTTGTTCCTAAGGCTCAACTGGTTGTATATATTCCTTTATCTAATTTTAGAGCTGACCTTTGACCTCCATCCTTCGTTCGGGCTGGTCTTTCTAGTCGTCGTGCTGTGGAACACCTGGAAGACGGCAAAGACAACATGGAGAATTTTCAGCTGA
- a CDS encoding undecaprenyl-diphosphate phosphatase has translation MMKAVLLGIVEGLTEFAPVSSTGHMIIVDDMWLKTGEFLTSPVANTFKVVIQLGSILAVIVVFWSRFLDLLGLRRRRPEAGGSRSGERLKLTQVLVGLIPAGVLGVLFNDYIDEHLFSARTVLIGLILGAILMIAADVWRPKRRQAETVDQVTYVQALGVGVVQCLSLWPGFSRSGSTISGGVLLGMSHRAASDFTFIMAVPIMLGASGLSLLKNWEYFTMDMMPFFIAGFISSFIVGLIAIRFFLKLINRIKLVPFALYRIVLAAVIFVML, from the coding sequence ATGATGAAAGCAGTGCTCCTCGGGATCGTCGAGGGACTGACAGAGTTCGCGCCAGTATCATCGACCGGGCATATGATTATTGTGGATGATATGTGGCTGAAGACTGGAGAATTTTTGACTTCGCCTGTGGCCAATACTTTTAAAGTAGTCATTCAGCTGGGCTCAATTTTAGCCGTGATCGTGGTGTTCTGGAGCCGTTTTCTTGACCTGCTTGGCCTGCGGAGAAGGCGGCCTGAGGCCGGAGGAAGCCGGTCAGGGGAACGCCTGAAGTTGACCCAGGTCCTTGTCGGCCTTATTCCGGCAGGTGTGCTCGGCGTGCTGTTTAATGACTATATTGACGAGCATTTGTTCTCTGCCCGGACGGTGCTGATTGGGTTAATCCTCGGAGCGATTCTAATGATTGCAGCCGACGTATGGCGGCCAAAGCGGCGGCAAGCCGAGACAGTAGACCAGGTTACATATGTTCAAGCGCTTGGTGTAGGGGTCGTTCAGTGCCTGTCTTTGTGGCCCGGATTCTCCCGCTCCGGCTCAACCATTTCTGGCGGGGTTTTACTGGGGATGAGTCACCGGGCGGCTTCCGACTTTACCTTTATTATGGCCGTGCCGATTATGCTTGGTGCCAGCGGGTTATCACTGCTGAAGAACTGGGAGTACTTCACCATGGATATGATGCCCTTTTTCATAGCAGGCTTCATCAGTTCGTTCATCGTAGGGCTAATTGCTATCCGCTTCTTTCTAAAGCTCATAAACCGCATCAAGCTGGTTCCTTTTGCCTTATACAGAATTGTACTGGCTGCTGTTATCTTCGTTATGCTTTGA